CGCTGGGGCTCATCATCGGGTGCTTCTCTTTAGCCTCTTCGGAGATCATCTCGATCGCGTTCGGATTGGCCGGCGGGTATCCCATAGTCTCGGCGAACAGGACTTGCGGTTCAGGGGCCAGATTTCCGTTTCCGAGTATTTTAGCCTGCTCGAGGCGGTCCTCGCTGGTGTGTTTCGTGATCGGGTACCCCCAGGTGTCCTGGACGCATCCGCCCTCCGGGACCGAGAAGCCCATCGGGAGGCCCTCGTCGATCTCAATGTTCTCGGCTCGCGCCGAAAGGAAGGGGGCGACGTACATCTCGTCGTTCAGATAGAGAGACCGAGCCTGGTCGATCGAGTCGAAGATGATGGGATCGGTCGTCTCGACGAACTCACGGAGCCAGTTCAGTCCCGGCTCGATATTGTCAAGCGAACCGCCCTCGATCTTGTTGATGACGTAGAAGTACTTCGAGCCCGCGTTGTCCCAGGGTTCGAATCCGACTTTCCCCTCGAGATCGGGGTCGATGAGCGAATCCCACGTATTGAATTCTTTATCTGTCTTGTCCTCCCGGTAGGCGATCCCACGCGGGAAGTAGACAGTCCCGCCCATATACTCGTTTTTGAATGCAGGCGGGATGTCGTCGTAGTTATCGAACTCCGTCTGTTTGATGAGGGCGTCGTTCTGTCCGAGCAGTTCGGCGCGCTGCGCGTCCAGTTCGACGAGTTCGTAGTTCGGATTCTCCGGGTCGCGTTTCAGCTCCGCCGTGTACTGTTCGGACGAAGCGGTGATGTACTTGTAATTGTATTCCTCTTCGTACGGCGGCTCACCGTTTGCGAACGGTTCGAATAACGATTCCCGCCGGGCCTCCCCCCAGCTACCGCCGCCGCCGCCGACGCGGACGACTGCCTTGTCGCCACCGGAACTGCCGCCGCTGGAGCTGGTGGTGCTTCCGTCACCGGAACCGCCGTCGCCGCTACCACTGCCGCCGTCGGACGAGCCACCGCCGCCACCACCAGAACAGCCGGCAAGTCCTGCGACTCCAGTCCCTGCGGCAAGTGCTTTGACTACTCTTCTCCGAGATACCGGGCTGTCATTGACACCCATAGGTAGGGATATACATACTACTACTAAAACATTTTCAAACATATATGATACTATCCCCGAACAGTGACGCACGAGTGAGACCGGACATTTTGTTCAACAGTATTGAACCGAGACGGTAGCTCCGGGAGAACAACAAGATTGTTAATGCATCGCACCCAATTCCGTGGTATGGCTCAACACGACAACACCCTCAAATCGGTTAACAAGGTGTTCAAGATGGTTGAACACCTCAAAACCAACGGTGGAAAAACGGTCACAGAACTATCGAAGGAGCTAGATATGCCGAAGAGTACTGTACAGGTCTATTTGAATACCCTCGCGAAGAACAAGTTCGTCGTACAGAACGGTGCAAAGTACCAGATCGGTCTGCAGTTCCTGCAATATGGAATGTACGCGCTCTGGAACGAACCCGTGTTTCCGAACGTCAAATCGAAAGTCGAGGAACTGGCGGACACGACGGGTGAACTGGCGGCCTGCTTCGTAGAGGAACTCGGAGAGGCCGTGTACGTCTATGGGACGGAGGGAAATCGAGCGATCCGAACAGACCTCACGATGGGTGACCGGTCGGGACTCCACTGTACAGCCAGCGGGAAGGCGATATTCGCCCATCTCTCACAGGAGCGAATCGAAGAGATCATTTCACAGCGATCGCTAGAGCGGAAGACGCCACAGACGATCACGGACCCCGACGAGCTGCGAGAGGAGTTGAAACAGATACGCGAGCGGGGTCACGCGTACTCCAAGGAGGAGTCTGTCGAGGGGATGCGCTCGGTCGCTGCACCAATTCTGCTCGACGGAGAGGTCGTCTGCTCGATTAGCCTCGCCGGACCTGCAAATCGATTCGTCGGCGAACGGTTCACGGCCGAGATCCCGGACATCGTGAAGGGCGCAGCCAACGAGATAGAACTGAAGTTGACATATTCCGAGAGTGGTCTGTAGGCCGTGGACCAGAATAACAGATGTACATATATTATAAATATTCTTGACGACAGTACCTCGAGCGCACCTCCATCGGAAGAACCCAAATAATAACATATGTACAAATGTTATGTCTTGGGCGTCGCGCAGAGTTTCCGGCGATAAAAGTGTTCAACAATATTAAACACGAACCAGAGAAACGATCATTATGGATCTTCTGAACAAGTCCGCGCCGACGATCGAGCCTGTGTCAGGGCTCCGCACGACTGATCGATACCAGATCTCGTAGCGTGCGACGTTTACAGATGGTTTCGGCGGGAGAATCTACCAACGACGGTTGGAGGCACAATCGATGGTCCAACGTTCGAACCCCCCATTCCACCCCGGTTGGACGATAGGTTTAAATAACAAAAACGTATTCACCTCTGTATGGCAGACCGAAGCCTACAGACAGCTCTAGATGCAGCTCAGGATCCAGTGGGAATGCTCCAACAGGCCGGCGGTCGGTGGGTCTGGCCGCAGGAAGTCAAACGCGAGTACACGAACTGGATGGACGAGCTTCGCGCCGCCCGCGAAACGTGCGTGTTGGCGGATCTCTCACACCACCAGATGGATCAGGTGATCGAGGGCGCTGACTCGTTCGACCTCCTGAAGAACCTCTGTACGAACAGCTTCGAGGGGTTCGACGTGGGCAAGGCCAAGCAGGCCATCTTCTGCAACCCCGACGGCAAGTTCATCGGGGACGGGGTGCTGCAGCGACTGGAGGAGGAAAAGTTCGTGATGAGCGGCAAAGTCCCAGCCGCACACTGGCTCGCGTATCACGCTGAAACGGGTGAGTACGACGTCAGCGAAACCATCTATCCGAAGTCCTCGAAGACCGACGACGACCCGCATTACTACACCTACCAGGTCCAGGGACCGAACGCCCTCGACGTGATGCAGGAGATCGTCGACGAGTCTCTCACTGACATCCCGTTCTTCAACTTCAAGCGCGTGACCATCGCCGGCGAGGAAGTTCGCGCACTCCGTCACGGGATGGCCGGCGAAATCGGCTTCGAACTGCAGGGCCCCTACGAACACGCCGACCTGATCAAAGACGTCATCCTCGAAGCGGGTGAAGAATACGACATCCAACGGCTCGGGACCCGTGCGTACGAACCGCTGAGCGTGAAGCTCGGCTGGGTCACGACGCACGTTCCAGCCATCTATACCGGCGAAGCGATGGAAGAGTACCGAGAGTGGCTGAGTGCGAGCAGCTACGAAGGAACGTATTCGATCGCTGGAAGCTACCACTCGGACGACATCCGCGATTACTACGTGAGTCCGATCGATATCGGCTACGACCATATGGTCGAGTTCGACCACGAGTTCGTCGGACGGGAGGCCCTCGAAACCGAGGCGGCAGACCCCGATCGGACACGCGTGACGCTCGTCTGGGACGACGAGGACGCGATCAGCATCTTCGCGTCGCTGTTCGACGACGGTGGGCTCCCACACAAGTCGATCGACCTGCCGCGCGATCGGTGGGGCGGTCACCACGACAAAGTGCTCAAAGACGGCGAGATCGTCGGCGTCTCGAAGAGCTTCGCGTACTCCTACAGTGATCGGGAGATGATTTCCATCTGCTCGATCGATCGAGAGTACAGCGAACCCGGAACAGAGGTCACCTTCGTCTGGGGCGAAGACGGCGGTCAATCACCGAATCCGACGGTGGAGGCGCACTCGCAGACAGAGATATCCGCGACCGTCGCACCGAGTCCGTACCTCGACGACGCACGATAAGTCGGAACGGACAGCGCGACCGGGCACGTGACGCGCGTCGTGTTCAGTTGTCGTCCCGGACCGCGCCAAGTCGCTCTCCGAGCGTCGACTCGATCGAGCCGAGGTCGCCACCGACGCGGAGGATCTGGTATCCCCGTTGTTCGGCTTCTGCTATCGACGCTGGGTCGGTTCTGATCCCACCGAGCGGAACGCCGGCATCGAGGCAGGCGTCCTCGATTGCCTCGATTTGGCTCGTCACCGCTGCGTGGGTCTTGTTCGTCGGACGCCCCATCTGTACGGAGAGATCTGACGGCCCGATGAAGGCGAACCCTAGCTCCGGGACGTCTACGATCGCTTCGAGGTCGTCGACGGCGGTCGTCTTCTCGATCATCACGCCGAGACAGACCTCCTCGTCCTCGGTCTGAATGTACTCATTGGCGGCACCCCAGTTGCTGGATCGTCCGCTCGCTTTGCCGCGCTCGCCGGGGTCGCCGTCGTACACGAACCGCGTCGCTTCGACCGCTTCGCGGACCTCCTCGGCCGAATCGACGCGAGGAATGAGGAGATTGCGGACGCCGGCGTCCAGGACCTTCCTGATGAGCGGTGGGTCCCCGCTCGGCAGTCGAACGAAGAGTTCCGTCCCGCCGGCCTCGGCCGCTCGGGTGAGGTCTTCGAAGACCCGACTGTCGTACGGACTTGGCCCCATATGCTCGAAGTCGAGCCAGACGAAATCGACGCCCAACTCACCGAACAGTTCGATTATGGTCGGCGAGAACGTCGACGCTCGCGCTCCATAGACGATACCACCGTCTTCGATGGTTCGACGAAGGCTGTTGCTCTGATCCATTCGCACCCTGGCGTCGTGACGCGGTTGTAGTAACTATTTCGATGCGTCGGTAAAAAAATCCGCGAGTAACGTACCCGGGTGGACGCGCCGGTCAGTCGTCGTCCGAGACGACCTGGAATCGGTGCCCGTCGGGGTCCCGGAAGTTCGTGATCGTCCGACCCGTCTTGTCGACGTCGTACGGGCCGACGATCGAATCTACGTCCGCCTCTTCGAGGCGCTGGGACACCGCTTCGATGTCGTCGACAGCGAAGGCGATGTGGTTGATCCCCGGAGTCTCCTCGCCGGAGACCGTGTGAATCTCGAAGAGGGGACCGTCACCTTCGGAGGGAACGTACTCGTAGGACTCTCCGTGGTGCTCCGTCTGGCGGTGCTGTTCGTACCCGATCTTCTCGAGGAACTCCGCGGTCTCGGAAGCGTCGCTGACTTCGAGCTCGATGTGGTCGATTTCACCAATCACACGTGTCACTGCTGAATACAAGTACATAAAGACACCGCCATTGCGCTGGGATCGCCGCAGACACGAACCCCTCCCGATGACGAACCCGCCGATCGATACTGGCCATCCAAGAGTGAGAGAACTGGAATCGGCTTTGCGACGCTCTCGTAAGCCCCACCCATCAGCCGGTTTTCGCACAGCACTCGCGTATCTGGACGCTGCCTCCACAGTCATCCAAACATTAATTATGTACTATCTAGAACGACCGTGTACGATGAGGGAGAGCCGCAGATTCACTCGGAGGGCAGTGCTACAAACCGGCGGGGCGACAGTCGCAGGTGCCGCTGGATTAGCAGGTTGCACGACGACGACCACCTCGTCGGGCGAGGGGCCGATAACGATCGGCGCGACGATGCCGAAGACCGGTCCCCTCTCTGCGACCGGCAAGTCGGTTCTCCAAGGCTACGAACTCGGTGTCGAGTACGTCAACAACAACGGCGGCGTCGACGGCAGAGAATTAGAACTGATCGTCAAAGACGACGAAGGAGAAGCCAAAACGGCGCGGACGAAACTCCGCGAGATCGTCTCGAACAACGACGTCGCGATGCTGTGGGGAAGCTTCTCCAGTCTGCTCGTCACCGCCGGGAGCGCGTTCGCAGAACAGCAGGAACTGCCGTTTCTCGGGAGCACCTTCGCCTATATGGAACCGCACGAGGAGAAGGACTACGAGTGGACGTTCGCTCCCTTTATGAAGAGCCGGGACATCGCTCGGGCGACCAAAGAGTGGTTCGACACCCTGCAGCCCGAGCCGCCGAGACGGCTCGCCATCTGGGAATTGAATTCCGGGTGGGGTAACGAAATGGCCGAGTACTGGACGGACACCTTCGAAGGGACGGACTACGAGGTCGTGTTCCGCGAAAAATACTCCCTCGGGACCAGCGACTTCGCGTCGCTGATTTCGCAGACGAAGTCGAAGAACGCGGACGCCGTGCTCTCGAATCCGGTTCCGCCGGACGGCATCACTGCGGTCAGACAGATGAAAACCCAGGGGTACAACCCGAAGCTCATCAACTTCGTTCGAGCGTCCGACCCCAGGTCGTGGATTTCCGCACTCGGAGACACGGGGAACTACGTCGGGAGCAGCGGTGTGGGCTGGCTCGGCGGACTCGATACGACGGGGACCGACGACCTGCTGGATCTCTACCACGAGCAGGACGGTGTCTCCGAGGACGCCGTTCCGATCGACGTGGTCGGGGACGCGTTCGGATTGGTGCAGGTGGCCGCACAGGCGCTCGAAGCGGCCGGTTCGACGGAGAACACGGAAATCCAGAACGCGCTGCGTGAGGAGCGGTTCGACACCGTTCTCGGGAAGTTCGGCTTCGACGACACCGGGATGCCGGCTCAGGGCGAAATCACGCCCGCGTGCGGACAGTGGTACGAGGGCGATCCGATGTTGGTCCACCCCGAAACGGACAGCGAGTACTCGGTAGACACCGTGTACCCGATGCCGCCGTTCGACGGTCGATAGACGAACGGGGTCGCTGAATAGCCCTCCGAAGCTAGCGTCAAGGCGCGTGTCGACTGACTACGTACTCTCGCGGATCCGCTCGGCGACGGTCTCGAAGGTCACGTCCCGCTCGGCTTCGCCAAAGGCGCGAGTGACGACGAGATCGAGCACGTTCAGCTGACGGAGCAGTTCACGCGTTCCGTCGTGATCGAGATCCAGGCGACGATTGACCTCGTGGACGGTCCTGGCCTCCGAAACGATCTCGGCGAGTTCACGAAGAGTAACGTCGTCCGGCAAGCCAACACCGTCCGTGATCAGCTCACCCGTCGGAAGCGACTCCGCGCAGTCGGGTTCGGTCTGGGCGGGTTCGGGCTGTGACGCCCCCGTCCGAACCGACGTGGAGGCTTCGGACTCCTGCGCCGAAGGCGTCTGGGCGCTCCGTGTCGGCTGAGCGAACGTCTCTCGCGACCCGTCAGTTGCCTCACCGGACTCACTCCGATCGGGTTTCGCGTTCGACCCCGGCACGTGGACGCCCGCGTCCATCATATACCGGCGAACGGTTTCGGCGGAGACGTCCAGTTCGATCACGTCGCTCATCTGATCGAAGGTTTCCGCGAGCTCGTACAACCGACTGAGGTACGCCCTGTCCTCGTAGGCGGGAACGGACTCGTTACGCACCGCATCGAGAGCCGACTCGATTCCCTCCCGCTCGTATTCGGCTTCGTCCCGTTCAGTATCCGCCGCCTCTCTCGACGCAGGGGGAGCAAGGGAGTGCGACGCTGTCCCGTCGGGAGACCCGCTTTCGACAACGTCGACCCTGAGATCAATCAGGAGCTTCCCGTCACCCGTCTCGACGTCGTTCGGCGAGATCGATATTCCGGGTCCGTCGTCGCCGTCTCGTTCCGCGATGTCCGGGAACAGCGTCGACGGAAGATCCTCCAGTCGGAACGTGAAGACCGGTCCGACGTCGTCTATCGACGCCGTCGAAGCGGAAACCGACAGCGGGGAGTCACCGTCGAAGAGGTCACCGATCGATACCCTTAGTTCCACGCTTGCGGACACTGGTCCGTGCCGGTCGGCCGTGATCGCTACCCGGCGCACGGAGCGGCCGTTTCGATCGAACTCTTTGAGCACGTTCGACAGTGTCTCGAACGAGGAGTGCAGATCCATTCCGCGGTCACGGAAGTGGATCGGTTACTGAGATATATAAATCCACGTGAGACCTCTCGAACCCGGGGGCCAGCGGGGTTGCGCTTTCCGAGGACGAGCAATACGCAGTCCGCTGAGTCGACTGTCTGTAGACACGCTCGATTTAAATTACCTATGTGCATATTAAAGACGTATACAATTATTGCAGGTTAGTATATTTATAACCCGTTGCCCCCTGTCCACCGATATGCACAGCAATGGATACGATACTAGTCACCGGAGCGCTCGGCCAAATCGGCTCGGAACTCACGCCGACTCTCCGGAATCGATACGACGACGTGGAAGTAGTTGCCAGTGACATCGACCCTGACCCAGCTGTTTCGCCGCCGTACGAGACCGTCGACGTGACGGATCGCTCGCAGATCGAGTCGGTCGTCGAGGAGTACGATGTCGACACCGTGTTCCACCTGGCAGCGCTGCTGTCCGCCGCCGGCGAACAGAACCCGGGCAGAGCGTTCGAGGTGAACGTCGAGGGACTGCACAACGTCCTCGAAGTCGGTCGAGAGTACGGGCTCGATCGGATCGTGGTCCCGAGCTCGATCGCGGTGTACGGGCCGTCGACTCCGGACAATCCGTCCGAGCGCACGATCCGCACCCCGACGACGATGTACGGGATCACGAAGGTGCTGGCGGAGAATCTCGGGACGTATTATCACCAGCAATACGATTTGGACGTTCGGGGTATCAGGCTCCCGGGAATCGTGAGTCACGAGACCAGACCAGACGGTGGAACGACCGACTACGCCGTCGACGCCTTCTACGAG
This portion of the Halobellus litoreus genome encodes:
- a CDS encoding amino acid ABC transporter substrate-binding protein, which translates into the protein MLQTGGATVAGAAGLAGCTTTTTSSGEGPITIGATMPKTGPLSATGKSVLQGYELGVEYVNNNGGVDGRELELIVKDDEGEAKTARTKLREIVSNNDVAMLWGSFSSLLVTAGSAFAEQQELPFLGSTFAYMEPHEEKDYEWTFAPFMKSRDIARATKEWFDTLQPEPPRRLAIWELNSGWGNEMAEYWTDTFEGTDYEVVFREKYSLGTSDFASLISQTKSKNADAVLSNPVPPDGITAVRQMKTQGYNPKLINFVRASDPRSWISALGDTGNYVGSSGVGWLGGLDTTGTDDLLDLYHEQDGVSEDAVPIDVVGDAFGLVQVAAQALEAAGSTENTEIQNALREERFDTVLGKFGFDDTGMPAQGEITPACGQWYEGDPMLVHPETDSEYSVDTVYPMPPFDGR
- a CDS encoding VOC family protein, which gives rise to MIGEIDHIELEVSDASETAEFLEKIGYEQHRQTEHHGESYEYVPSEGDGPLFEIHTVSGEETPGINHIAFAVDDIEAVSQRLEEADVDSIVGPYDVDKTGRTITNFRDPDGHRFQVVSDDD
- a CDS encoding HpcH/HpaI aldolase family protein, whose protein sequence is MDQSNSLRRTIEDGGIVYGARASTFSPTIIELFGELGVDFVWLDFEHMGPSPYDSRVFEDLTRAAEAGGTELFVRLPSGDPPLIRKVLDAGVRNLLIPRVDSAEEVREAVEATRFVYDGDPGERGKASGRSSNWGAANEYIQTEDEEVCLGVMIEKTTAVDDLEAIVDVPELGFAFIGPSDLSVQMGRPTNKTHAAVTSQIEAIEDACLDAGVPLGGIRTDPASIAEAEQRGYQILRVGGDLGSIESTLGERLGAVRDDN
- a CDS encoding NAD-dependent epimerase/dehydratase family protein gives rise to the protein MDTILVTGALGQIGSELTPTLRNRYDDVEVVASDIDPDPAVSPPYETVDVTDRSQIESVVEEYDVDTVFHLAALLSAAGEQNPGRAFEVNVEGLHNVLEVGREYGLDRIVVPSSIAVYGPSTPDNPSERTIRTPTTMYGITKVLAENLGTYYHQQYDLDVRGIRLPGIVSHETRPDGGTTDYAVDAFYEAVDEGEYTYFVREDTRLPMVYMSDAIDALIDLAEADESDLRFQCEYNISALSFTAGELSERIEERVGRFDARYEPDGRQSIADSWPSTLDDTAARSDWGWSAEYDLDRVVDEMVRTLQRGAP
- a CDS encoding extracellular solute-binding protein, coding for MRHCSGIVSYMFENVLVVVCISLPMGVNDSPVSRRRVVKALAAGTGVAGLAGCSGGGGGGSSDGGSGSGDGGSGDGSTTSSSGGSSGGDKAVVRVGGGGGSWGEARRESLFEPFANGEPPYEEEYNYKYITASSEQYTAELKRDPENPNYELVELDAQRAELLGQNDALIKQTEFDNYDDIPPAFKNEYMGGTVYFPRGIAYREDKTDKEFNTWDSLIDPDLEGKVGFEPWDNAGSKYFYVINKIEGGSLDNIEPGLNWLREFVETTDPIIFDSIDQARSLYLNDEMYVAPFLSARAENIEIDEGLPMGFSVPEGGCVQDTWGYPITKHTSEDRLEQAKILGNGNLAPEPQVLFAETMGYPPANPNAIEMISEEAKEKHPMMSPSEEQMERYDVGIDWLQVEQQKQEDGQRFKKIIAGA
- a CDS encoding IclR family transcriptional regulator — translated: MAQHDNTLKSVNKVFKMVEHLKTNGGKTVTELSKELDMPKSTVQVYLNTLAKNKFVVQNGAKYQIGLQFLQYGMYALWNEPVFPNVKSKVEELADTTGELAACFVEELGEAVYVYGTEGNRAIRTDLTMGDRSGLHCTASGKAIFAHLSQERIEEIISQRSLERKTPQTITDPDELREELKQIRERGHAYSKEESVEGMRSVAAPILLDGEVVCSISLAGPANRFVGERFTAEIPDIVKGAANEIELKLTYSESGL